The Natator depressus isolate rNatDep1 chromosome 25, rNatDep2.hap1, whole genome shotgun sequence genome includes the window TGATACTTAACACTGAAACAAGCTTGGAGCCATGGGACTCAAAGGGTTACAAATAGATGGGGTTTTGCTAAATCCCTGCCATTAACAGAACAAATATAAAATGTCTGAACATCTGTTTGATTAGTGGAGTGTTCTCTAGGCAAACTACAAACAGTGGGAAATGAACAGCTTGCAGTAAACAATATGAGGGACAAGATGACGGTGGGTGGGGTGGCACTAAGCAATGTTAAAAGCCAGTGAAATGTTAATTATTGTGCTATGTCCAAGAGTGGCTAGAAGCACAACCAAAGTGGGTCATTCAGAACAGTAAAACATGCATGTGAGGTCAGCCCTGGAAGTAAATTTCACCTGGTGCTTAGTGACCATTGTCCCTCTACAGTGTAACCTTTAGTTCTTTATTCAGAGTTTGGGATGCTGGTTTAGGCATTGAAAGATGAATCATATAAATAGGTGGAAGATGCAAAAAGCTGTAAAACAGGAATGAAGGTTTTCTATTTGTGTAACTGTATTTCAGTGCTAACAAGTTGTTACGGAATTGTTTAGATTCCCAACACAGTTCAAATACTGTGACTAACCGTTAGCAGGCATGGTGGGTGAAATCATTTTCCAAATATTCTTCTGCCTGACATTTCATCCACATGTAGCATAACTGGAAACCATGTTAATGAACCAcattaaattggtttaaaagGTTATATTTAGGCCATTGTCTGGCCTAATGTAGTACACTGATTTACTACATTTGATCATGTTTCCTTCTATTGACTGGCTCCACTGACTTTTACAGCCTGCTACTTACAGCTAAAGAACTTATGGCGTTAGCCCAGATGTTGGGGTTTGTGCTTTTGGTGCTGAATGTCCCGAGTTCAGTGCCCACTGGCAACAGATTTGGCCACAATTCGTTCCATTAGTGTGGTTCTAAAATAAAATCTCTATTAATGCTAGACAGGAAAAGGGGGCTGGCAATAACCAATAGCTAATTGTGGTTAATGCTCATTTTCTCCAACATGGTAATTGCTTGCACAGTCCATGCTGTATTATAAACTGGGCCCTCCGCAAGTTCTTGTTGCGAGTTCTGCTGTGATCCAGGCTGCTTAAATAGTTCTATACTGTCTGAAGGGGCTTACCTGTTTCCCAGAGTTCATAACCTCTGCTGCTCTGTTGAGGTATCTGTGTTTTGTCCGAGTGACAAAAAGATCTAACTGCAGAGTTTTGATTGAAAGGGTGTAATGGAAGGATGTgatgggggaagaagagagagaacttCTTTCTGTGAGGGGAAGTATCTCTCCTTCTACCAAGACAGTGTAATGGGATGAGGGAATTAAATACCCATGCAACTTGCAGTTTTCTCCAGCGTTGCTGGCATAATGCCACCTTCACATTTTGTAGCAACAGAGAAAGGGTTTGTCCAGTTTTTTGTGTAGAATAAAAATAACTTCGTTTAATGACCATATTTCCCTTGGGTTTTCCCTGTTTTGAAGGTGTTTTTGTCTGTGAATCAGATTTACAACCTGTTTAAAGGAAGCATCTTTAATAGAAACTGTTAATACGACCAGGGTCTCAGAATCTTGTCTTCTCTTGCTCTGTTAAGTTACTCTAATCTGTAGCTCCCCCAGCATAATTCTGCTAATATTTGAGGTAACAGCAGGCTATAAATTCCAGCATACCTTTCACACTGTGCCACAAATAAACTAAATGGGAAGCTCATTCATTCACTctagaaaaaacacacacaagggCTGAGGTTTTCCACAGCTGACAAGAGATTCTGACATTCAATTTCCATTCAAATTCATGGGAGTTGTCTTAATTCCTTAGTtggctttgaaaattttaaaCAGCTTGGTTGAACAACAGATGTACTTTATAATGTATCAGCACTTGTCTTGGTGCTGTCTGTGCTTTCTGGTGTGTTAAAGTCATGTAGGCCAGTTGCACTAAAATCCCCTCTTGTGAAAGGCACGCTATGCTTCTGAGTGTTTGATCTGTGCAATTCCCTGACACAGCTGAGTTCAACCCTGTTTGCTTTCTACACTGCCTTGTGACTCCTGTTCTCCATAAGCCTGTGACCTTCCAGGTACACCTACACAGCAATGGAAAACCTGGGCCAGTAGCTGAGATTCAGCACTTGGGGAAATGTTTTCTGTAGCTAACTCCTCTATCAGCATTTGAGGGAAAGTCAAGTGCCTCCCTTCGGTTGTCCCCCCAGGAGCTAAGGGGaagactttcaaaggcacaaagggcaattAGCTGCCCCATTCCcattggaagtcagtgggagttgagcaccTACCTGTTCTTTATGCCTTTGAAACTCTCCCCCTGTATGGCCATGAATTGTGCACCAGGCCACTTTTCAGATTTCAGGGCATTAACGTGTTTTTTCTTTCAGCGACAGGGGATTGGAGAGCCCAGTGTGTACCATGCGGTGGTGGTTATTTTCCTGGAATTTTTTGCCTGGGGGTTACTCACCACCCCTATGTTAACGGTGAGTAACTGACTCTTGCTGATGGTAGCATGGTGGCAATGCTGAGGTTGAGGATTTCAGTGAAGATCTGGGTACAGTTTGGGTTTGAAGCATGAGAGGCAAAATCTAGGATACTGTACCTTAGATCTGTAGAACTCATTCTGAAAAGTACTTTACACATGGGAATTGCTGCAGCCATCTTTTGAGTGGAACATGGCAATTGTTTAAAAGCACATAAGAACACTGCTTAATAATTTAGGACAGAGAATGAAGAATACATTATTTGAAATGGAATGGGGGATTTAGTGAGGCAGAGCTTAAGAACCcaagctggaatttggccagaatttctcatttaaagCTCGggtactgatgaaaagtgccatgggagaTCTTTAATGATTGAGCAAGGGTGTGATGTTTTATAACTCGTCCAATGACTGCAACTTTCACACAGGTGCTAGGACATTGATTTAGTACTGATGCAGAGATAGGGTTGTCTCTTTCTGAATTACCAGCACCACTCCCTGCACTGTCAAGTTCTGTCCAATTACTGAGCCTACACAACCTTGCCAAGATCTCAGCTGGGGGTGACAGACTGTCATGTCAGACTGTactgtttgcagtggtgttgtagcaatgttggtcccaggatattaaagagataaggtgggtgaggtaatatgttttattggaaaatgttttattggaccaacttctgctggtgaaagagacaagctttcaagcttacatagagTTGTTCTTCACATCTGCGCTAGGTGACCCTGTGATGACCAATATAGGTAACAAAGGAAATGCTACAATAAAACCAAGAACAAAGGGTTAGCTTTATCAAAAGAACCAGAATTCCCAACTCTGATATTTGTCTTGAATTAGAGTTAAGTGACTGGAAACTTTCAAGTTGGCAGCTTCAAGAGGGATTCTCAGCTTTCAGACCTTATTTTCGGCAGCTGGTATGACAAGTCATATTAGAGTTTAATATACCATAAAGATCTGTGAGCTGATTTCTGGGATGTAGATAATTTCCGTACAAAGAAGGTCTTGTTCACAAAGGCCCTTAAAAGTACATTGACTAGTATAAAATGTAAGTCAGGTAGGTAGGGGGTACAGAAACAAGAAGGGTGTGATCAGGAAACACTGAGTTAAATGAAGCAGAAATAGGGATTAGGCagatggggcagagatggggaaacGTTTGTCCGAAATGGCCTCATAGTGTTAGAGAAACTGGGAAATGAGTTCACCCCTACCCAAATCCAACACAGTCACATGTCTCCCTGTGACATACCTGGGAGAAGTGGCTGCCTATGGCACTGATGAGGAAACAAAAGGGCTCCATATATTTTGTTAGCAGAGCATGTGTGTACGATGACTGTGGCATGGGAATAGGAATGCCAATGCTGTGGGCAAACATGGACTGCAGGCTTTAGTCTCTTGTTTGATATGATCCTCCTGGCCTTTAACAGCAGAATTTAGTGGGGGATCTGTAAAATTGTTGACTTGGTCTCCACAGGTGTTACACCGGACTTTTCCTCAGCACACATTCCTGATGAATGGCCTGATCCATGGGGTTAAGGTAAGGAATTCTTTCCTTCCATATTAAAGAACCAATGCTGTTGAAGCACGATGGGCCAGACTACCTTACAGTCTGGGCTTTGTTCCAATCTGAGAACAGGGTCAGTAGCAATGGAAAGTCCTTATCAGAGTGCTGTTTGGTGTGATTAGTCCAATCTATAGTGCGTAAGTCGCCACCTTATTGGCAAGCTCAGCAGAAGGGCAGTTCTGTTTTCATGCCCAGTTGATTCTCTGTGTGTTAACCCATTTATTTTCTTCCAGAATAGCACTGACAGTCTGCTGGATAGTCCAGGAAGCCTGAACCCCGTGCCGTAGGGTCTgactccagtcctggagcacccatggaaaaaattagtggatacttagCACCTTTCAGCAGCCAGCTTACCACCCCCGCAGTGCCTCTTGTCTGCCagtggccctgctgatcaactcctctccctccctccaagcACCTCCAGCCTGCTGCAGtcagctgttccgcagcatgcaggaggcactgggagtgaGGAGCGGGGATagggcaggctggggggaaggggtggaactgggcgggaagaggcaaaggtggaaagaggcaggtgGAGCTTGGGAGAAGGggacggggcctggggcagagcagggggttgagcaacCCTAGGGCCTGGAGGTTGCCAGCCCATGTGTCCCATGCTGTGCTTGCTGCTAAGAACACTCCAAAACAGCATGAGAACAGCCTAGTGACCAGATTCTagataagaaaacaaaaaactggtATTGTCATAGCTCTTGAGTAACGGAATTAAAAACAACGTAACCATGATCTAGAAACTCAGCCATCCCACAGTAGATTAGTGATTACAGAGCCACGTAGCAACTGGTGAAATGGTTTGAGAGTAGCCCAACATCTGTGGGAGAATTACAGAAGCTGGCAAGCACTAAAACAATCATTTTCTAATTTGCTTGGTAACATGGTAGAATTGGTTTTTGGGATGGGCATCAGTATTAGCAGGAGCACCCCAGTGAAAGGAGCATGACTGTCATTGAAGGATGATTTTTCTCAGGCGTGGGGCAGCTCAAACAATCTCATGTATATCTTAAAGAGCTTATTCCCCCCATTTTGTCATGGGTCTGAAAGATTTGTAGATATGGGGAACTTTTACAGAGGCTGAATGGACTTGGCCTCCCTTCACATCCAACAGGTCTCAATCTAGAGACACAGCTTTCCCTGAACTGCAACAAATATTGACAGTTTGGAGCTTTGCCAGCATCTCCAGGCAGTGTCAACTCCCTGCTGCATAAATAGGCATGGGAAGACCACAGCTGCAGACTGAGTACGTAGGAAAATAATTTCTGAGCATTTAGCAGTTTTTCCAGTATAGAGATTTCAGCTATCTAATGATTTGTCATGTTTTGGTAACCTTGCCACCTCCTAGAAATCCCAGACAGTGGATTGCCAGCTCCTGTTGTTTGTATTGGTGACATTACAGCTCTTACTCCCCTATTGCCAGCCAGAGAAAGTGGCTATGGGATCTGTATCTGGTGTGaacccctctcccttctcctagGGCCTGCTGTCCTTTCTAAGTGCCCCACTGATTGGTGCTCTCTCTGATGTCTGGGGCAGGAAGTCCTTCCTTCTCCTCACTGTGTTCTTCACGTGTGCACCAATACCTCTCATGAAGATCAGCCCATGGTGAGTCTATGCTTGGAATGGAGATGATGTGAAGGTGCAGTGATATGGGAGGGATCAGTCCAGAAGATGAGTGAGAGTGTCAAAAGAGGAATTTGGAGGTGTAGTCACTTGAGATGGTGGAGTTAGGAGGATCTGGAGGTGCTTGTATGATGAAGAGAAGGAGCCTGAAGAGGCAGCCTTTCCTTGATCCAGAGGTTCCTTCACACACCACTAGATTCCAACTCCAGTCAGAAAGAAATGCCTTCTCCTGGTGTTTGCTTCCCACTACTAAAAACTGCATTGGAACTGAGTTGCATTAATGTTTCCTTCATGTGTGGGATACTATCAGAGATGGGTCTGGCCTGGATTTTTAAGCCATGAAGTATTAACCGGAATGGAAGCCCAACGGCATTTCTGAGCACTTCAGGATGAAGTGAAATCAAATGAATTGAAGTAGGGGTGTGGAGAAGAGACTGTAGTTCAGCAGCATTAGGCTCCTGTGTTTGTCATGTGGTTTCCTCTAACTCTGCCCCTGGGAACATCTCTTTCAGGTGGTATTTTGCTGTCATTTCCATGTCTGGAGTCTTTGCTGTCACCTTCTCTGTGATTTTTGCCTATGTTGCTGATATCACACAGGAACATGAACGCAGTACAGCTTATGGCTTGGTAAGGATTCACATCATTGATTCCTTAAAGAAATACTCCAGCACTCCAGAATTCAGAGAGGTGTGGTGCGGGACCATTTTAAGAGTGGCCTCCCTGTGGGTATTGCACACAGGACGTCTGCATTCCTCACAATCCACTGTGTCCATTGCTGGTCCATTCCTGACTCCAAATGGAGCAACGTGTTTAGAAACCAACCCCAGAGCTTGGTGCTGTGAAATCTGGAATCCAGCTGTATTGTCACTTACCGTCCTTTCTCCATGCTGTGACACTACACCGTGCTGGCTTCCATGCAAACACAAATAGAACCGTGGCTGTGCACCTGTGACTTCTGCTGAACTGTTCTCGCATAGTGTTATAATAGGGTTACTGAAAACACCTTTAAGTATTGGTTGAGATACCTCTAGTTATCGGTCATGACCTAGCCTGAACTCTACCGGGGGGGAAATGCTACATTTCTGTATTCCACAGTTCTGGAAAACCTGTCCCTATAGTTTGGCTACTCCATAGGTGGTGGAGCTGATGGTCTTGGATGACTCTGGGAAAGAGGGTAGGCTCTGACCAGAAGATACTACTACTAACATTTGTATTACGCTGCAGGTGTCAGCCACTTTTGCAGCCAGCCTGGTCACAAGTCCAGCAATTGGCGCATACCTGTCCCAAGCCTATGGTGATACACTGGTGGTGGTGCTGGCTTCAGGGGTTGCTCTGCTGGATATTGGCTTCATTCTGCTGGCTGTACCAGAATCTCTGCCGGAGGAGATGCGCCCTGTGTCCTGGGGAGCTCCCATCTCTTGGGAACAGGCAGATCCATTTGCTGTAAGTAGTTTGCTACTGGCAATTGTTCACTGCAGTTTAACTTCTAGATCTGTTTCCCCAAGTTCCATGTTAGTTCTTCGAACAGGAGGGTGAAGATAAAAAGGGACTCATTTTGCAAGAGGCAGAGGATATGAATTTAGACATGATTGAATCAGGTGCAAGGAGGATGATGTCTGGCTGGTTCTTTATTCAGTGATGGGTAATGGGTTGAGTGTATATGGCTACATAGTGTCTAAAAACAGCTTCCAGTGTCCCTGAAGAAAATTAATCCTTTGGTGGGAATAACTGATGGTGTGAGTGCAACGCCTATTGCTTTGCAGTTGCACTCTGTATAGCCATGCGAAAGACCTAGCATGTTGTTGCTTCTATTAGCCTGGGGGAGTGCTGGTTGGGTCCCTGAAAAAGATTCTTGCTCATTTGCTCCTCACCTTGGTCTCACGTAGGAGTCGCTGCCCATATTAATGTTCCAAGGAGAGCCAGAGTTACAGAATTCTAGCTGGATTCTCTGTGATGCTCAGCATTAGCAGGGTGAAGTTTCCCACAGCCGggaagctcttcaaggcagaaaCAATTTGGTGCCAGACTGATCTGTCATACAGATATGTCCCACTGATGTGCAGAAATGCTGTGGCAGAACAAGCTCTTCCAGGGTACTCAGTGTACTAAGTAACCCTTTGTGTTGGGTTTGTATCAGAGGGAGCCTAATGGTCCTGTTTGTTTCTCCAGTCTCTCCGCAAAGTGGGCCAGGATTCTACTGTGCTTCTTATCTGCATTACTGTCTTTCTCTCCTACCTTCCTGAAGCCGGCCAGTACTCCAGCTTCTTTTTGTACCTACGACAGGTCAGTCATTGGGGTTAGACTAGGATACAGGTTTGGAAATCAAAGGTTTGTAGTGCGTGTTGTAGTCTCATgcgtttgttttatttccttcctgACTATGCAGTATGGGGCGGCAGCTTCTGCCCAGTGATCCTGGGCTGGGGGAATTGGCAGCTTGGCGGCACACCAGCAGCCCTGGTTTGCCACTGCTGACCAGAAGCTATTTCTTAATGAGGGTGAAACAGTACCAGTAACCTGATTGAAAATGGAGGATCCCCATGAATGCTGGTTAACTGTGCAGCCCTTCTATGCCTTGCGAATGCAGTCCCCAAGCTAATCACTAGCTACCTGCGCTGGACTCGGTGCTTACCCCACCTTGTCGTCTTCAGGCACTTGGGACAGCATATCCACTCACTTAGTTACCTCTTTAGCCCATGGAAACATCTTCCATCTTGTCACTGGGGAGGCTTTAATGTCCTCTTTCCCGTGAGGCGGTAGAGGGTGAAGTTGTGTAATGCTCATGCTACTGACAAGTAGTATCAGTAAGCACTAGAGATGGCTCTCATGGCGTGGCTTTTCTCGGGTACAACACGAAGCCCTTTGCCTGAAATCGTGTCCTTTCTGATGTCTTTGCAGGTCATCGGATTTTCCTCAGAGACTGTGGCAGCCTTTATTGGTGTGGTTGGAATTCTCTCCATATTGGCTCAGGTGAGAACCCATTCTCTGGGTACTACTCTCAAACCCCTTGGTTATGAGAATACACCAAAATTTGTGACATTGAGGATTGGATTGGCAACTGTCAGAATTCTTTTGTGAAGCCTTATCAATGCATGTTACTAGCTGCAGGACAGCCCAGGGCCTGACAAACCTGACAGTGAGGAGAGTTGCCTCCTCTTTCGTCATCACTTTCTTGTCCAGTGTAGTtgcttcctttctccccactGTAGTTTGATAACATCTCATTTCTCTTCTCAGACAGTAGTGTTGGGGATTCTCATGCGTTCAATAGGAAATAAAAATACCATCCTCTTGGGCTTAGGCTTCCAGATTCTACAGCTTGCCTGGTACGGCTTTGGATCGCAGCCTTGGTAAGAGTGGGTCTGCATTATTAAATAAACAATTGACACATTTCTCATCCCTCCCCTCTTTAGCCAGTTGCTTGTGCCCAGTGCAGTTGTGCAATGTTCTCCATTTGGCCACCAGAGGGAGATATTTGTCTGCTCTTCCAGCCTTAGTTTGCAGTACTCTTTTTTGTATGGAAAACTCTCCTCCTTTCTGCTTTATGCgatggttttcagcctgtggtccacAGGCCCCTGGGGGGTCTGCAGActtgtctaagatttccaaaaggcattgcacctccatttgaaattttttagagatccgcaaatgaaaaaaggttaaacTGCATTTAATGGGCTGATTTCTCTTGTAGGATGATGTGGGCAGCAGGAGCTGTGGCTGCCATGTCCAGTATCACTTTCCCAGCCATCAGTGCCATGGTGTCCAGGAACGCAGATCCGGACCAGCAGGGTATGTCACACTTGATTAAAATTCATCCAGCAGTTATCCTGACAAGTTTTCTACTACTTTTACATGGGTAGGGAGAGAGCGCTACTGATACTGTAGGGAGGATAGGTATTTCTTTAACCTTTTGAAATCCAGTGAACATCTGGACACACTGTGCAGCATGTCTGTATGGCTTCAAAGCTGTATGCCAACCACCCTCCATGTTAATTCTTTGGTGTGTACAGCCCGAGTACTCTTAATGGGTACCTGTATGCACAAAAGAATATAGGATTGAGAATCTAGTTTATTAGGTATACTAGTTTCTAGGAACTAATTTACACCATCAGCCTATCAAGACTGGTATCTGCCTTTTTAACAATACCTGATCCTTGAAGAAGGGTCTCATAAAACACTCCATAATGCTTTTGTGCAACATTGAACAACTACTCATTTGAGATAGGGAGGAAATTCCTACTTGACCATCCACCTACCTTGAGTTTGTTCCCTGAATCCTGAGGTTAGATTGCCTCTAATTCAACCTCCTGTGTTCATCAGTAAGTTGTGGCATGACTTGCCTGTGCCCATGCTCTGGGAAATGGCAAGCTCACTGTTAATGTGTTTGTAGGGAGGTGCAGCTATGTAGGAGCTGAGATCTGTCAAGACAGTCATTGGTTTACGTGTGTTCTGGATGTGGACTTAATCCTGTTCTTGTGCAGCACAGATGTCTTGCCTCTCCTTTAGAAAGCGGGAGGCTTATGACTTCCCGGTCTTCACTTTTTCTCTCAGGTGTGGTTCAGGGGATGATCACTGGAATTCGGGGACTCTGTAatgggctggggccagctctctATGGCTTCGTCTTTTACCTGTTCCATGTGGAATTGAATGAAATGGCTGAAGTGGAAACCATGGGAAAGGCCACAAAGGTCATGGTCAACCCTACTGATGAGGTATCCTATCCAGTTTCATCACTAGCTTTGTCTGTCTTCCCACTTCACTGCATTAATCATTCCTGTACTTTGCTTTACAGAGTAGCATTATCCCGGGGCCCCCTTTCCTCTTTGGAGCATGCTCGGTCCTGCTGTCGCTCCTAGTGGCCTTGTTCATTCCGGAACACAATCTTGCATTGAGATCGGGCAGCCATAAGAAACACAGCAATGGAGCCCAGACCCACACCCACAGCCCACAGTCTGGAGGATCAGATGGCAAGGAGCCCCTGCTGGAGGACAGTAGTGTATGAGGGGAGAACTTGAATCTCTTGCTTTTCAACTCCAAGCCAAGGATGGACTGTACCAACTGGAGTTGGGGTGAGAGTCAGGGGAGGTAATGGACTGTACCACTAACAGCTAATGAGGGAGGGAAAAACTGTCCTTCAAAGCCAAATACATCCAGCTGGTGCAAAAAATGAGATTGTACcatctggtggtgaaggaagaaGTTCGACTGCACCATGTGAAGGGATAGTTCTTAAGGAAAACCTGCTTTTGTATGTGAATGGTGAACTTCACAGTGTCGCCTGCCATATATTTACCTTGCCAATGAGAGTGAGGAGCCAGAATTCTTTCCCTGCTCTTTAATATAAACTAAATGATCTGACAGCGAGAGAAAACCAAGGCTTCAGTTACATGTCCCTTCCCCCAATATAATCAGTACTAGCCTCTGGCCCATTCTGCTTGATGGGCTAGCCTACTTCAGGCTGAGGACTGGGAGAGCATAGAAATCACAGTCCAAGCCTCCATCCTCAGCTCATGCTGAGAGTACAAGATGGTCTGATACACTAAATACAGAGCGATGTATGTGTAGAATAGACCAGTCAGTCTCCAGCTGAGTAGATCTTTACTTCTTGAGGATCTGATGAATTTGCCAATTCCAGCCCATGTGATAAATTCAGACCAAAAAGAAATTCTATTTCAGTAATGTTCTGAAAGAGGTGACAAAGGCAGGAAGTAAAGGTTCAGCTGTCACTGCCCTTAGCTCACTTGGGAGTGAGTGACTGGGTGGTGAAAAGGCAGTCGTGAGTTAGAGTTCTTGTTTTGGAACAACTACACAGTTACTTAAATGTAGCATTTTGTCTGCGCTTCCGTCTTCTGGAAGTGGATTGAGCGGTTCAAAAATTCTTTCATGGAACTGGAACATTAGGAAACACGCTTCTCAGAGTTCGGAGAAATGGCTTAATCCATGTTACGCTTTATAAAGCATATTCCTTCCCCCAAACTGCTGCTATCTGATATAGGAAACACCTGATGATGGCTCTCTGGGAGTTACAGCTCATATGGGGCTGCAGTCATTCTGCTCAGTCCATCAGTCTGAAAGGCTGCAGCACAAAATTTACATTATAACTGAATATATAGATTTGAATTCCACTTGGCATTTCTGAACCTCCTGCAGGGGACAGCCATCTTGCTGAAAAATGTCTTAGTGACCTCAGCTGTAGGGTTGAGCTCTGCTTAGAATTAGAGCAGCAGAGTAAAGCAAAGGCTCAAAACCTGATGTGGGAAAAGTTAAGAGACATGTGCATGTTTGGTGTGTCAGGGATGCTTAGCTATTTACAAATACGTAAAGGGGCATTCAGAGAGGAGAGAAATTAATTATTCTTATCAGTGTGCAGAATCAGAATCTGAAGTAATAGGCTTGAGCAGTTACAGGGAAAGTATAAGTAAAATATTAGGAGAAGCTGTAAGCCAATTGACACACAAGCAGTAGAACTAGTTAAGGGAGCTGTGGATTCATCCACTGGAAATAGTCAAGGCTTGGACTGGAGCAGATGTGATTTCAGTAGCTTTCTCTTGTTATTGGGAAAGTCTTCTGTCCTGTGGTTGTGCTTTGGGTCAGTTTCCTGCTGGCACAGATTTGTGGTAGGTATCTTAACCTCTCAATTCATTGGGAACAGGAAATCACAGCTAACCTGACTAAGCACAGCTGCATAGATCAGCTCCTAGAATGTTGGTGTCACAAATACCCACTTGCAGCAAGGCTCAGGAATGCCGTTGACTTCTAAATGAATTTTAGAGCTGGTGAGATGCCAGATGGACGGCCCTAGCGACTGAAGTCCTCTAACCACACAACAGGTACGGTACGGGGACCAGCACTGCAAGCTTCCTCATTCCGCCCTGCTAGTATATCTCAACCTGTCCTGGAGGGACTGCTTCGGGGGATGTGGGGAGTTCAGGCTCCAGGGCTCATTCAATTTATAGCCTCTTGTGAGGCTACCAGTGTGGGACCAGTTAATGTCAATGTTGTCAgcagtttttgtgatgtggacagcCGTCCAGCAGGAAGTGAACTGAGATCTACAAAATGAATTTCATGTAGGCTATTGAATAGCTGATGGGTAGTAACAGCTCACTGTTCCCCTAGACAGAGTTTGAACTAGTGACCTAATATCCATTCACCCAGTCCCCTGAGTCAGCCAGTTATAAGAAACGGtaatattaattaaaacaaatataattcaCGATTTAACAATTTAGAAACAATCTTTATCAcccaaggccccagtcctgtaGTTGGATCCATCGTCTTATGCTTCTGCAAAGGCCAGGGAACTTCAGGGGAACAGTATGTGAGTGCAAGAGTTTGCCTGCATGGATCCGATTGCAGAGTTAGGGAATAAGTTAGCAGAAAGCTTCACTGAACACAGTAGCTCCAGTTTTCTCAAGGCTTGTCCTTGATTGTTATCAGGAACATCTGGTATTGTCCATGCACAGCAAAACCAGATCCTAAAGGAAATCACGTTTAAATTCCTTTTCCCCGTCCAAAAATCTTGCTCTGTAGAATAGTATAGCTACTACAGggttgtttttgtgtgtggtttttgtgttttgtggTTTTTTATAAAGCCATTTTGTGAGTACAACAAAGTAAAACTGCCAATTCTTACTCTTACATTTTGTATTAAAATTGGCTGATgtgcttttctccctccccccagccatgaAAGTAATAAATACAATTACCCTGGTCACACTGAGGCAATCAGAACTGCAAGGTAAAATATAACTGAAACACCACAAAATAGACTGTAAActtaatatataatatattataaattatatatattttttaaaaaaatccttccctttattTAATACCTTAGCTTATTAAAACTGACATGTTCTGAATCTAATTTCCTTTTCACCCCGATGCTGCCTGTGGC containing:
- the LOC141977914 gene encoding hippocampus abundant transcript 1 protein-like, with the translated sequence MTGEKKKKKRLNRSVLLAKKIIIRDGASRQGIGEPSVYHAVVVIFLEFFAWGLLTTPMLTVLHRTFPQHTFLMNGLIHGVKGLLSFLSAPLIGALSDVWGRKSFLLLTVFFTCAPIPLMKISPWWYFAVISMSGVFAVTFSVIFAYVADITQEHERSTAYGLVSATFAASLVTSPAIGAYLSQAYGDTLVVVLASGVALLDIGFILLAVPESLPEEMRPVSWGAPISWEQADPFASLRKVGQDSTVLLICITVFLSYLPEAGQYSSFFLYLRQVIGFSSETVAAFIGVVGILSILAQTVVLGILMRSIGNKNTILLGLGFQILQLAWYGFGSQPWMMWAAGAVAAMSSITFPAISAMVSRNADPDQQGVVQGMITGIRGLCNGLGPALYGFVFYLFHVELNEMAEVETMGKATKVMVNPTDESSIIPGPPFLFGACSVLLSLLVALFIPEHNLALRSGSHKKHSNGAQTHTHSPQSGGSDGKEPLLEDSSV